A region of Drosophila suzukii chromosome 2L, CBGP_Dsuzu_IsoJpt1.0, whole genome shotgun sequence DNA encodes the following proteins:
- the LOC108010573 gene encoding seminal metalloprotease 1, protein MERLTTNMYYYSVLYLILVLITVGLAAPSERIETDPELTAGYIEGDMVPSGMSRNIWRNETYRWPNRVIYYHINSYIDEEHRNHIVSAIQKIESISCLTFKEATSDQKYYVNVTSEEGGCFSYIGYLNRVQQLNLENNEIGVGCFRLYTIVHEFLHALGFFHQQSAADRDEYVQIVEENITEGMEFNFDKYTEQTVNDFGEKYDYGSVMHYGPYAFSKNGERTIVVLEEGKEDAIGQRLELSETDIKKLNAMYKCPTV, encoded by the exons ATGGAGCGTTTAACAACCAACATGTATTATTACAGTGTATTATACCTGATTTTGGTTCTGATCACCGTCGGTTTGGCCGCCCCATCCGAGCGGATTGAGACAGATCCAGAGCTTACTGCTGGATATATCGAGGGTGATATGGTGCCTAGTGGAATGTCGAGGAATATTTGGCGCAATGAGACCTATCGTTGGCCCAATCGAGTCATCTACTATCACATCAATAGCTATATAG ATGAAGAGCATCGGAACCACATTGTAAGCGCCATTCAAAAGATCGAGTCCATATCGTGTTTGACCTTTAAGGAGGCCACCTCCGATCAGAAATACTATGTGAATGTGACCTCCGAGGAGGGCGGTTGTTTCTCGTATATCGGTTACCTAAACCGAGTTCAACAACTAAATCTTGAGAATAATGAAATAGGAGTCGGTTGTTTCCGCCTCTATACGATTGTTCATGAGTTCTTACATGCCCTGGGATTTTTCCACCAGCAGAGTGCCGCCGATCGGGATGAATATGTGCAGATTGTGGAGGAGAATATCACCGAAGGCATGGAGTTCAATTTCGATAAATATACCGAACAGACGGTCAACGATTTTGGCGAGAAATACGACTATGGCAGCGTTATGCATTACGGTCCCTATGCATTTTCCAAAAACGGCGAGAGGACAATAGTGGTTTTGGAGGAGGGCAAGGAAGATGCCATAGGCCAGCGACTGGAGCTGAGTGAAACTGATATCAAAAAGCTAAACGCCATGTACAAATGCCCTACTGTTTAG
- the LOC108009548 gene encoding seminal metalloprotease 1 produces the protein MNTWTLTLVVVLLASCCWAAPAAQERIETDPELTAGYIQGDMVPSPEGRNGLRNEAYRWPNRIVYYYINRDIDTEHRDHILRGIRILEQNSCLVFKEATTDQEYYINVTSEAGGCFSYVGYRNRVQQLNLQNYALDSGCFRLGTIVHEFLHALGFYHQQSTWDRDDYVRIVEENITAGTEGNFNKYDNETVEDYGEPYDYSSVLHYTAYAFSKNGEMTIVPLQEGAEEVMGQRLQMTQSDINKLNVMYKCPRQV, from the exons ATGAACACCTGGACCTTAACTTTGGTGGTTGTACTCCTGGCTAGCTGCTGCTGGGCTGCTCCTGCTGCACAGGAACGGATTGAAACCGATCCGGAGCTGACAGCTGGCTATATTCAGGGCGACATGGTTCCCAGTCCGGAGGGAAGGAATGGTCTTCGAAACGAAGCCTACAGATGGCCCAACCGCATTGTCTACTACTACATCAATCGGGATATTG ACACCGAACATCGCGACCATATTCTGCGAGGTATTCGCATCCTCGAGCAAAATTCTTGCTTGGTTTTCAAGGAGGCCACCACTGATCAGGAATATTATATAAACGTCACCTCGGAGGCGGGTGGATGTTTTTCATATGTGGGCTATCGCAACAGGGTTCAGCAGCTAAATCTGCAAAACTACGCACTGGATTCGGGCTGCTTCCGGCTGGGAACAATTGTCCATGAGTTCCTTCATGCCCTGGGTTTCTACCATCAGCAAAGCACATGGGATCGCGATGACTACGTGCGAATCGTTGAGGAGAACATAACGGCGGGCACCGAGGGCAACTTCAACAAGTACGATAACGAAACCGTCGAGGACTACGGGGAACCCTATGATTACTCCAGTGTGCTGCACTACACGGCGTATGCGTTCTCTAAGAACGGAGAGATGACCATTGTGCCGCTGCAGGAAGGCGCCGAAGAGGTGATGGGACAGCGATTGCAAATGACCCAGTCTGATATTAACAAGCTTAATGTCATGTACAAGTGCCCTAGGCAggtgtaa
- the LOC139353238 gene encoding uncharacterized protein, whose product MAVSKVNKRQRNVSILFTKYVKLIACEDERSAALYKAAIDKVGEVYPGAKLAVCEAADIPSRPRARVWLPSEPSEPEAILSLLTRFNPKLPTDGWKVVKVEKTERVTMSVVILLNQACLEPLAAQQHRVNYGFDKVQLRIYDTDKTAADNLAACASYEPPSDDEPDHEEATLTGYVSTDSELTESLKQLCTQDTTRPGRSVLQDIAEEAEGTQPDPSPKDGAVSAN is encoded by the exons ATGGCTGTATC GAAAGTTAATAAGCGACAGCGAAAtgtttctattttatttaccAAGTAcgtaaagttgatcgcctgcgaagacgagagatcggcagcactctatAAGGCTGCAATTGACaaagtcggcgaggtctaccccggggccaagctggcagtttgtgaggctgcggacatcccgtctcgaccgagagcgagggtgtggctgccgtcggaaccatcggaaccagaggctatactcagcctgctgaccaggttcaacccaaaactgccaacagacggttggaaggtggtcaaggtggagaaaaccgagcgagtcaccatgagcgtggttatcctcctaaaccaggcctgcttggaacccctcgcagcccagCAGCACAGAGTAAACTACGGGTTCGACAAGGTGCAGCTTCGTATTTACGACACCGATAAAacagcggcagacaacctggctgcctgtgcgtcgtacgaacccccgagcgacgacgaaccagatcacgaggaggccaccctcaccggctacgtgtcaaccgactcggagctgacggagagcctgaaacagctgtgcacccaggacacaacccgaccagggcgctctgtcctccaggacatagcggaggaagcggagggtacccagcccgaccccagtcccaaagatggtgcagtttctgcaaattaa
- the LOC108008066 gene encoding seminal metalloprotease 1: MSRSGIIYLLLLLQVVLNSGKPLPAGVYDPEEAAGFVEGDMMLTEEQQRRLEHGAPMARNGLINTERRWPGNVVVYRISDDFDAAHKSAIQSGIDTLEQNTCLKFREATDDDTAYVTVTAKSGGCYTAVGYQGAPQEMNLEIYKLGEGCFRPGTILHEFMHALGFYHQQSSAIRDGYINVVYDNIVPGKEFNFQKYADTVVTDFEMGYDYDSCLHYRPGAFSINGEDTIVPLNATAQIGQRVGLSSKDIDKINIMYKCPIQL; this comes from the coding sequence ATGTCGAGGTCTGGAATAATATatcttctgctgctgctgcaagtGGTGCTTAACTCTGGCAAGCCTCTGCCAGCAGGTGTCTATGATCCGGAGGAGGCGGCTGGCTTTGTGGAGGGGGATATGATGCTGACGGAGGAGCAGCAAAGGAGGCTGGAGCATGGTGCTCCAATGGCCCGCAATGGACTCATCAATACGGAAAGGAGATGGCCCGGAAATGTGGTGGTCTACAGGATCTCGGATGACTTTGATGCGGCGCACAAGAGTGCCATCCAGAGTGGCATCGATACCTTGGAGCAGAACACCTGTTTGAAGTTCAGGGAAGCCACCGACGATGATACGGCCTATGTGACCGTTACGGCCAAGTCAGGAGGTTGCTACACGGCAGTGGGATACCAAGGAGCGCCGCAGGAAATGAACCTAGAGATTTACAAACTGGGCGAAGGATGTTTCAGGCCAGGGACCATCCTGCACGAGTTCATGCACGCCCTGGGATTCTATCACCAACAGAGCTCGGCCATACGAGATGGTTATATAAACGTGGTCTATGACAACATAGTGCCCGGCAAGGAGTTTAATTTCCAAAAGTATGCCGACACAGTGGTGACCGATTTTGAAATGGGTTACGACTATGACAGCTGTCTGCATTATCGACCAGGAGCCTTCTCCATCAACGGCGAGGATACCATTGTTCCGCTGAATGCCACTGCGCAAATTGGACAGCGAGTGGGTCTCAGCTCAAAGGATATTGATAAGATCAACATTATGTACAAGTGCCCCATTCAGCTGTGA
- the LOC108012703 gene encoding LOW QUALITY PROTEIN: zinc metalloproteinase nas-13 (The sequence of the model RefSeq protein was modified relative to this genomic sequence to represent the inferred CDS: substituted 2 bases at 2 genomic stop codons) — MHYLVIALLFTLGSSGHARPTIEIHEDDIIIIPEQQGFFEGYPESRVVKSRAEFYWRGSTLVYRNFXNTLXKRLLYFIAAIASLDQARVESAMAEISSQTCVRFRRTENRREPQVVIQRQGSGCWSYVGYLGRVDQALNLARGCMSSGTIQHELLHALAFYHTQSDPQRDSYVRIHTENIKPGHEQNFKKLRANGVTNFGLGYDYDSIMHYGPFAFSKNGKPTIVPLKADAKIGKARQLSPKDVETLRRMYC; from the coding sequence ATGCATTACCTTGTAATCGCTTTGCTTTTTACCCTCGGTTCTTCGGGCCATGCTCGTCCTACGATTGAAATTCACGAGGATGATATCATAATCATCCCAGAACAGCAGGGATTTTTTGAAGGATACCCAGAATCTCGGGTTGTAAAATCGAGGGCAGAGTTCTATTGGAGAGGCAGCACCTTGGTCTATAGAAACTTTTGAAATACATTGTAGAAAAGGTTGTTATATTTTATCGCGGCCATAGCTTCCTTGGACCAAGCTCGTGTAGAAAGCGCCATGGCAGAAATATCATCGCAGACCTGTGTGAGATTTCGCAGGACAGAAAACCGTCGAGAGCCACAGGTGGTAATACAAAGGCAAGGTTCCGGCTGCTGGTCGTATGTGGGATATTTGGGCCGGGTAGACCAGGCTCTAAATCTGGCTAGGGGCTGCATGTCTAGTGGAACCATACAGCATGAACTACTCCATGCATTGGCCTTCTATCACACCCAGAGCGATCCGCAAAGGGACAGTTATGTAAGGATTCATACGGAAAACATAAAACCCGGCCACGAACAGAACTTCAAGAAACTTCGGGCCAATGGAGTGACTAACTTTGGCCTGGGTTACGACTACGACAGCATCATGCACTATGGACCATTTGCATTCTCCAAGAACGGGAAACCAACTATCGTTCCTCTCAAGGCAGATGCAAAAATTGGCAAGGCAAGACAACTGAGTCCAAAGGATGTGGAAACCCTACGGAGGATGTACTGCTAA
- the Semp1 gene encoding seminal metalloprotease 1: MFLLALALIFLSDRVVFGKPFMDPELLPEYFQGDIIGEPFRSRNGMTNEIYRWPNGIVHYIIKENHFSGSHYLEILKAMSIIEANSCIVFKPATKKERFKAVIIKSNGMGCNSYYLGFRNRTQVVNLQTYPLGEGCFRIGSIIHELLHVLGFEHQHVAQNRDEFVKIQWNNINPEYNINFLNTDTTTQWHDFGEEYDYESLMHYLPTAFSKNGQPTILALKEGAVNMGQRHYLSEKDIRKLNKMYKCPGYDQEASIQKIILI; this comes from the exons ATGTTTCTTCTGGCATTAGCTCTAATTTTCCTGTCTGATAGAGTAGTTTTCGGTAAACCTTTTATGGATCCGGAACTGCTTCCGGAGTATTTTCAAGGGGACATCATAGGTGAGCCGTTTCGGTCCCGGAACGGGATGACCAATGAGATCTATCGCTGGCCCAATGGCATTGTACATTATATCATTAAGGAAAACCACTTTA GTGGCAGTCATTATCTGGAAATTCTCAAAGCTATGTCCATCATAGAGGCAAATTCGTGCATTGTTTTCAAGCCGGCCACCAAAAAAGAGCGTTTCAAGGCCGTCATCATTAAGTCGAATGGCATGGGCTGCAACTCCTATTACTTGGGCTTCAGGAATAGAACGCAAGTGGTGAACCTCCAGACTTATCCACTTGGCGAGGGTTGCTTTCGTATAGGTTCCATAATCCACGAGCTCCTCCACGTCCTCGGCTTCGAACATCAGCATGTGGCACAAAATCGAGACGAGTTCGTCAAGATCCAATGGAATAATATTAATCCGGAGTACAATATTAACTTCCTTAACACCGACACTACAACACAGTGGCACGATTTTGGAGAGGAATACGACTACGAAAGCCTTATGCACTATCTACCAACGGCCTTTTCCAAGAACGGTCAACCCACAATTTTGGCTCTAAAGGAGGGGGCCGTGAACATGGGTCAGCGACACTATTTGAGCGAAAAGGATATTCGGAAGCTTAACAAAATGTACAAGTGCCCTGGTTATGACCAGGAAGCCTCGATACAAAAAATCATCTtaatataa